A single region of the Sandaracinaceae bacterium genome encodes:
- a CDS encoding glycosyltransferase family 39 protein — protein MRSLEPWLPLALALLVALAFGHRFENDWVFDDEDVIRDGALVHDPGRILEAWTHHTLVASRVDPGLQPVDTYRPLPITSFALDAQLSGRDPWAFHLTSLLLHLGCVLLVFALARLWLGAPWPAFYGAAVFALHPWGVEAHVWINGRSDPLALLFGLGAMALVLLAERRGDRRLLVPAGLSLALGLFAKETLLLALPAILVMPAARGDASPLRDRLAPRLACLALPAALYLGARSWVLGGMRTHRDADMLFEAGRNLPWLLFDALRQAIAPSIPYLRSLRDEYADLAPWQIGLAAVVVLAVCALAWRARARAPLAAWSLLWFLPPLVPVAIITTALWPGFGRYLYLPVAGLAWALAELAAKLGPSRRALVIPLAGAHLLALGGLAWLYTASFRDSASLYGDAIAARPEQPMAHGFWGLTLWDERDAAAAIPPLARAVELDPGEHRYRIILGRALLAEGRREEAAAVAESGIALHRGRQEEAPYHLLAVNAMSAPDPERAVRHLVRCLDVWPGRVDCERALSFLLTEAPDAEHNRAVLRRLRLPAPR, from the coding sequence ATGAGGTCGCTCGAGCCCTGGCTCCCGCTCGCGCTCGCCCTCCTCGTCGCGCTCGCGTTCGGGCATCGGTTCGAGAACGACTGGGTGTTCGACGACGAGGACGTGATCCGCGACGGCGCGCTCGTGCACGATCCAGGTCGGATCCTCGAGGCGTGGACCCATCACACGCTGGTCGCCTCGCGGGTGGACCCGGGCCTGCAACCCGTCGACACCTACCGCCCGCTCCCCATCACGAGCTTCGCGCTCGACGCGCAGCTCTCCGGTCGCGACCCGTGGGCGTTCCACCTGACGAGCCTGCTGCTGCACCTGGGATGCGTGCTCTTGGTGTTCGCGCTCGCGCGGCTCTGGCTCGGCGCCCCGTGGCCGGCGTTCTACGGCGCCGCCGTCTTCGCGCTGCACCCCTGGGGCGTGGAGGCGCACGTCTGGATCAACGGGCGGAGCGATCCGCTCGCGCTCCTCTTCGGCCTCGGCGCCATGGCGCTCGTCCTGCTCGCGGAGCGGCGGGGAGACCGGCGCCTGCTCGTCCCCGCCGGCCTGTCCCTGGCGCTCGGCCTCTTCGCGAAGGAGACGCTGCTCCTGGCGCTGCCGGCCATCCTCGTCATGCCCGCGGCCCGCGGGGACGCCTCGCCGCTGCGCGATCGCCTGGCCCCGCGGCTCGCGTGCCTCGCGCTCCCCGCCGCGCTCTACCTCGGCGCGCGCAGCTGGGTGCTCGGGGGGATGCGCACCCACCGCGACGCCGACATGTTGTTCGAGGCGGGCCGGAACCTGCCCTGGCTCCTCTTCGACGCGCTCCGCCAGGCGATCGCGCCCTCCATCCCGTATCTCCGCAGCCTCCGCGACGAGTACGCAGACCTCGCGCCGTGGCAGATCGGGCTCGCGGCCGTCGTCGTGCTCGCCGTCTGTGCCCTCGCCTGGCGCGCCCGCGCGCGTGCCCCGCTCGCGGCGTGGAGCCTCCTCTGGTTCCTCCCGCCGCTGGTCCCGGTCGCGATCATCACCACCGCGCTCTGGCCGGGCTTCGGTCGCTATCTGTACCTGCCCGTGGCCGGGCTCGCCTGGGCCCTCGCCGAGCTGGCGGCCAAGCTGGGCCCGTCCCGGCGCGCGCTCGTGATCCCCCTTGCCGGCGCGCACCTGCTCGCGCTCGGCGGGCTGGCGTGGCTCTACACCGCGAGCTTCCGCGACAGCGCCTCTCTCTACGGAGACGCCATCGCCGCCCGCCCCGAGCAGCCGATGGCGCACGGCTTCTGGGGGCTGACCCTCTGGGACGAGCGCGACGCGGCGGCGGCGATCCCGCCGCTGGCGCGCGCGGTCGAGCTCGACCCGGGCGAGCACCGCTACCGCATCATCCTCGGCCGCGCGCTCCTCGCGGAGGGCCGACGCGAGGAGGCCGCGGCCGTGGCCGAGAGCGGCATCGCACTTCACCGAGGCCGCCAAGAGGAGGCTCCCTATCATCTGCTCGCCGTCAACGCGATGAGCGCCCCCGACCCCGAGCGCGCCGTCCGCCACCTCGTCCGCTGCCTCGACGTCTGGCCCGGCCGCGTCGACTGCGAGCGCGCCCTCTCCTTCCTGCTCACCGAGGCCCCCGACGCCGAGCACAACCGCGCCGTCCTCCGGCGCCTCCGCCTACCCGCCCCACGCTGA